One segment of Triticum aestivum cultivar Chinese Spring chromosome 2A, IWGSC CS RefSeq v2.1, whole genome shotgun sequence DNA contains the following:
- the LOC123189164 gene encoding small RNA-binding protein 11, chloroplastic encodes MAMAALREASRRLASTSTRSPAGATTRPLLLTHSRGITHKLFIGGLSQFATEDSLAEAFTRYGQVLEATIVTDKMTSRSKGFGFVKFASEEEANKAREEMNSKVLNGRVIYVDIAKAKQGRAADVVPIARGPPKPVGNT; translated from the exons ATGGCCATGGCGGCGCTGCGTGAGGCCTCCCGCCGCCTGGCCTCCACCTCCACGAGGAGCCCTGCCGGCGCCACCACGCGCCCGCTGCTCCTCACGCACTCTCGCGGTATCACACACAAGCTCTTCATCGGAG GCTTGTCACAATTTGCAACGGAAGACAGCCTAGCAGAAGCTTTCACGCGTTATGGCCAAGTATTAGAAG CAACCATTGTCACGGATAAGATGACCAGCCGATCAAAAGGATTCGGCTTTGTGAAATTTGCCTCCGAGGAAGAGGCCAATAAAGCACGGGAAGAGATGAACAGCAAG GTACTTAATGGGCGAGTTATATATGTCGACATTGCAAAGGCTAAACAGGGCCGTGCCGCAGACGTAGTTCCAATAGCAAGAGGCCCTCCTAAGCCAGTCGGCAACACCTGA